Proteins encoded within one genomic window of Alteribacter populi:
- a CDS encoding McrB family protein, whose translation MNLNRYQEIFDIEDTTERCRKVLDHVEPKMQELFTRLKKELEETHSEENVIEIKSYGVTLRTTYHDSQNPKYADSKKDTNIGRRYFIQLVKKVYDDEVNLLTLELNGMDRTYRIYVEANFYLIWGALASKKMDGMLSNLPESIDTYVKDSSNTKKKIEGNEISPIIRSNIKPGKRPLFYFGNDGELTGELEEEVLMEELKRILMGLAPIHEYLEEDQNESFYANKIFSLFMEANESREISVLGLAYRLEYGEMEKYKNQGHRQPFYLYDQDQMVVKGNIQYLIFSEKGSPTHRLAVKIDGHTHIFAKVRELLGDGKSKWWISKMFATHKLDNHQILQEAFNHLNNFGIETSDSRYSPAVYDNEQERFEEDTDVVKSKLVMAALIFAHVSEKLVLPEQDEGTKGDELAGEESVELEETFESNFDFNSILELVNTSGLTFKMPVIRDFHLNLTALDDKHFVLLSGISGTGKTQLAKLYANAVYGLDYEEDNPYLSIIPVRPDWMDSTALFGYYSSFDKRFNTPEFLRMVLKARKERDKPHFILLDEMNLARVEYYLSDYLSAVESQKAIPLHDRDDIHEVPQTITIPPNIYVIGTVNVDETTHSISDKVLDRAYVMTLSDVNFDPFWDAVNRSTQDKLQGEFEVLKEIHKLLLPYDLHFGYRAMNEMVRKLMRNLELDYRYQMNRNEALDVVVREKVLPKIRGDERIAPLFDEMKDLIAQKIGNEAGSLTELKRMQKELDRYGATQYWR comes from the coding sequence ATGAACCTGAACAGGTATCAAGAGATATTCGACATAGAGGATACGACAGAACGTTGCCGGAAAGTACTGGATCACGTTGAACCGAAAATGCAGGAACTTTTTACAAGGCTTAAGAAAGAACTTGAAGAAACTCATAGTGAAGAGAATGTCATCGAGATAAAAAGTTACGGTGTCACCTTAAGGACGACCTACCACGATTCGCAAAATCCGAAATATGCTGACTCAAAAAAGGATACAAATATCGGTCGAAGATATTTTATTCAGTTGGTTAAAAAAGTGTATGACGATGAGGTTAATTTGCTTACTTTAGAATTAAATGGAATGGATCGTACATATCGAATCTATGTGGAAGCGAATTTTTATTTAATATGGGGAGCCTTGGCAAGTAAAAAGATGGATGGGATGCTGAGCAATCTTCCAGAATCGATCGATACCTATGTTAAGGATAGTTCCAATACAAAGAAAAAAATCGAGGGAAATGAGATATCACCAATAATTCGGTCTAACATAAAGCCAGGTAAAAGACCGTTGTTTTATTTCGGCAATGATGGTGAGCTCACTGGCGAGTTGGAAGAAGAAGTGTTGATGGAGGAGCTTAAGCGCATCCTGATGGGGTTAGCTCCTATCCATGAATACCTTGAAGAAGATCAAAATGAGTCTTTTTATGCTAATAAGATTTTCTCTTTATTTATGGAAGCGAACGAAAGTCGAGAAATATCTGTATTGGGACTAGCTTACCGTCTTGAATACGGAGAAATGGAAAAATATAAAAACCAGGGACACCGTCAGCCTTTTTACCTTTACGATCAAGACCAAATGGTTGTAAAAGGCAATATTCAGTATTTAATATTCTCTGAAAAAGGTTCTCCAACTCATCGCTTGGCTGTAAAAATTGATGGTCATACTCACATATTTGCAAAAGTACGAGAACTTTTAGGAGACGGGAAAAGCAAGTGGTGGATTTCCAAAATGTTCGCAACTCACAAGCTTGATAACCATCAGATTTTACAAGAAGCGTTCAATCATTTGAATAACTTTGGGATTGAAACATCCGATTCTCGTTATTCACCAGCTGTTTATGATAATGAACAAGAACGTTTTGAAGAGGACACAGATGTTGTGAAGTCAAAATTAGTAATGGCTGCGCTGATTTTTGCCCATGTAAGTGAGAAGTTGGTTCTGCCAGAACAAGATGAGGGTACTAAGGGAGACGAACTTGCAGGTGAAGAGTCAGTAGAGCTGGAAGAGACATTTGAAAGCAACTTTGATTTTAATTCAATTTTGGAATTAGTTAATACATCAGGGTTGACTTTCAAAATGCCCGTCATTCGTGATTTTCATCTAAATTTAACGGCATTGGACGATAAGCATTTTGTTTTATTAAGCGGGATATCAGGAACAGGGAAGACGCAATTGGCAAAGTTGTACGCAAATGCAGTGTATGGACTTGATTATGAAGAGGACAACCCTTATTTGTCGATCATCCCAGTGCGTCCTGACTGGATGGACTCCACCGCTTTATTTGGCTATTATAGCTCTTTTGATAAACGGTTTAATACTCCAGAATTTCTGAGGATGGTATTAAAAGCTAGAAAGGAACGGGACAAACCTCACTTTATTCTTTTGGATGAAATGAACTTAGCTCGCGTGGAGTATTATTTGAGTGACTATTTAAGCGCAGTGGAGTCGCAGAAGGCAATCCCCCTTCATGATCGAGATGATATTCATGAGGTGCCACAAACGATTACTATTCCTCCGAATATTTATGTAATTGGAACGGTTAATGTAGATGAAACGACCCATTCTATTTCTGATAAAGTGTTGGACAGAGCTTATGTGATGACGTTATCAGATGTGAACTTTGATCCTTTTTGGGATGCAGTCAATCGTTCTACACAGGATAAACTTCAAGGTGAATTTGAGGTCCTCAAGGAAATTCATAAACTATTACTACCATACGACCTGCACTTTGGATACCGTGCTATGAATGAAATGGTGCGAAAGCTGATGCGCAACTTGGAGCTAGACTATCGTTATCAAATGAATCGTAATGAAGCCTTAGATGTGGTGGTTAGAGAAAAAGTTCTTCCAAAAATTCGTGGTGATGAGCGTATTGCGCCTCTGTTTGATGAAATGAAGGATTTGATCGCGCAGAAAATTGGCAATGAAGCTGGTTCGTTGACTGAACTAAAGAGAATGCAAAAGGAGCTAGACCGTTATGGAGCCACTCAATATTGGCGCTGA
- a CDS encoding DUF2357 domain-containing protein produces the protein MEPLNIGADVLIRIPGENWQPICEAYMTEGTTYEWLLHRTDVHNLSFASIPLTFKRADGGIHGNLVTPFQSGEVKFNVDEKSFTTFLYPDSRKMTESQYEQMLSDVLDEAAVCYQYSGSTRALDVSGFQRGMSWPQWKYITSSFSSLKMIISKLSDRPYRILHSRTEFVKREKVKVMSPHAERWLEQSYGKGKKEGIPDQIQTSVRKEAIDVYENQFIKSQLKDLERLLLGYCECGYEQVESEANCFLSRVRYWLRHTFLKEVSNLKGNRVITQVIRKNPVYRMTHQWFDRLNHHGQHKIGFAYSMPLKDTFDLYEMWCYFQIIKSLRKYGFIEDTSALYRFESDGIFLDLSVNHGSTVRLKNQWKVSFQRVYQSNSPAFFTYTHRMVPDIVIEGEESIVIFDPKYRVPSNLSNALGEMHKYRDGILAKQTEKPAVKEVYILTPWQENQELLKFFESDYHHRYQMGAVAMNPGEKQEWLDRWIVETFGEAGALCE, from the coding sequence ATGGAGCCACTCAATATTGGCGCTGATGTCTTGATCCGCATCCCTGGAGAGAATTGGCAACCTATTTGTGAAGCATATATGACGGAAGGAACCACCTACGAATGGCTTCTACATAGAACGGATGTCCACAACCTTAGCTTTGCTTCCATCCCTCTTACTTTTAAACGCGCAGACGGTGGAATTCATGGGAATTTAGTCACTCCTTTTCAAAGTGGCGAAGTTAAGTTTAACGTTGATGAGAAGTCTTTCACTACTTTTTTGTATCCTGATTCGAGAAAGATGACCGAATCGCAATATGAACAGATGTTGTCTGATGTATTGGATGAGGCAGCTGTCTGCTATCAGTACTCTGGATCAACACGCGCGCTAGATGTATCCGGCTTTCAAAGAGGCATGTCATGGCCGCAGTGGAAATATATTACCAGTTCGTTTTCCAGTCTGAAAATGATCATAAGTAAACTATCTGACCGGCCTTACCGAATTCTTCATAGTCGAACTGAATTTGTAAAAAGGGAGAAGGTTAAGGTAATGTCTCCCCACGCAGAACGCTGGCTTGAGCAGTCCTATGGAAAAGGAAAAAAAGAGGGGATTCCTGACCAGATTCAGACATCTGTTCGAAAGGAAGCCATCGATGTCTATGAAAACCAGTTCATAAAAAGCCAGCTGAAAGATTTGGAACGATTATTGCTGGGATACTGTGAATGTGGCTATGAACAGGTTGAGTCTGAAGCAAACTGTTTTCTGTCGAGAGTAAGATACTGGTTACGTCATACCTTTCTAAAGGAAGTTAGTAATTTAAAAGGAAACAGAGTGATTACACAGGTAATAAGGAAAAACCCGGTTTACCGGATGACCCACCAGTGGTTCGACCGATTAAATCATCACGGTCAACATAAAATCGGCTTTGCCTACTCCATGCCGTTGAAGGACACCTTTGATTTGTACGAAATGTGGTGTTATTTTCAAATTATTAAATCGTTGAGAAAATACGGATTTATCGAAGACACATCGGCTCTTTATCGATTTGAAAGCGATGGGATTTTCCTTGATTTGAGCGTGAATCACGGAAGTACGGTACGGCTAAAAAATCAATGGAAAGTCTCTTTTCAAAGAGTGTATCAATCCAACTCACCAGCATTTTTTACATATACTCACCGCATGGTCCCGGATATTGTCATCGAAGGGGAAGAGAGTATTGTTATTTTTGACCCGAAGTACCGAGTACCTTCAAACTTGTCGAACGCCCTCGGAGAAATGCATAAGTATCGAGACGGTATTCTAGCAAAACAAACAGAAAAACCTGCTGTAAAAGAAGTATATATCCTGACTCCATGGCAAGAAAATCAAGAACTTCTGAAGTTTTTTGAGTCAGACTACCACCATAGATATCAGATGGGTGCAGTTGCCATGAATCCTGGTGAAAAGCAGGAGTGGCTGGATAGGTGGATAGTAGAAACATTTGGGGAAGCGGGGGCTTTGTGTGAATGA
- a CDS encoding winged helix-turn-helix transcriptional regulator, translating to MDDLRKETLKKVKNGYFNCEKELTLSLISGKWKITIVYYLGTDGTMRFNEIKHLFPKITHKVLTSQLRELEEDGLVHREVYPEVPPKVEYSLTERGKSLMPIIENMYTWGKENIKDFMRENLARKQGSSSDH from the coding sequence ATGGATGATTTAAGAAAAGAAACGTTAAAAAAAGTAAAAAACGGTTACTTCAATTGTGAAAAAGAATTAACGCTTTCCCTCATTAGCGGGAAATGGAAAATTACGATTGTCTATTACTTAGGAACAGACGGAACGATGCGTTTTAATGAAATCAAGCACCTCTTCCCAAAAATCACACACAAAGTCCTAACCTCGCAACTACGTGAACTTGAAGAAGACGGCCTGGTGCATCGGGAAGTATACCCCGAAGTCCCACCAAAAGTAGAGTACTCTTTGACAGAACGCGGAAAAAGCCTAATGCCAATCATTGAAAACATGTACACCTGGGGAAAAGAAAACATAAAAGATTTTATGCGGGAGAACCTTGCAAGAAAGCAAGGCAGTTCTTCAGATCATTAA
- the fdhA gene encoding formaldehyde dehydrogenase, glutathione-independent, which translates to MAGNRAVAYAGSGKVEVKDTAFPELILRDGPGVNPLNVGRRCEHGVILKVITTNICGSDQHMVRGRTTAPEGLILGHEITGEVMETGRDVEFIKKGDIVSVPFNIACGRCQSCREQHTHVCLNVNPDRPGSAYGYVDMGGWVGGQSEYVMVPYADFQLLKFPNKDQAMEKILDLTMLSDIFPTGYHGAYSAGVQPGSTVYVAGAGPVGLAAAHSAQLLGASVVIVGDLIPERLEQARSFGCETVNLREHDDLGEQIEQILGIPEVDCAIDAVGFEASGHGQHAKEAPATVLNSIMDITRAAGKLGIPGLYVTEDPGAVDEAAKQGSLSIRFGLGWAKAHTFVTGQTPVMKYHRALMNAILNGKANIAKAVNATVISLDEAPKGYDEFDSGVAKKFVIDPHGTLN; encoded by the coding sequence ATGGCAGGAAACCGAGCTGTTGCTTATGCAGGTTCCGGGAAAGTGGAAGTTAAAGATACCGCATTTCCTGAACTTATTTTACGGGACGGACCTGGTGTCAATCCGCTTAACGTAGGACGAAGATGTGAACATGGAGTCATTTTAAAAGTAATCACGACAAATATTTGTGGGAGTGATCAGCACATGGTCCGTGGCAGGACAACCGCTCCTGAAGGTTTGATTCTCGGTCATGAAATTACCGGTGAAGTCATGGAAACAGGTCGTGACGTCGAATTTATAAAAAAAGGAGATATTGTTTCTGTTCCATTTAATATTGCCTGTGGACGTTGCCAAAGTTGTCGTGAACAACATACTCACGTCTGTCTTAATGTCAATCCAGACCGTCCTGGGTCGGCTTACGGCTATGTCGATATGGGCGGATGGGTTGGCGGCCAATCCGAATATGTCATGGTTCCTTATGCCGATTTCCAACTCCTGAAATTTCCGAACAAAGATCAAGCGATGGAAAAAATTCTTGACCTCACGATGCTATCTGACATTTTTCCAACCGGATATCACGGCGCATATAGTGCTGGGGTACAACCGGGTTCAACCGTATACGTAGCAGGCGCTGGTCCAGTCGGTTTAGCAGCTGCCCATTCGGCTCAGCTGTTAGGGGCTTCAGTTGTCATCGTCGGAGACCTTATCCCAGAACGACTCGAGCAAGCAAGAAGTTTCGGCTGTGAAACTGTTAATTTGCGGGAGCACGATGATTTAGGCGAACAAATTGAACAGATTCTCGGCATCCCTGAAGTAGACTGTGCGATTGATGCGGTTGGGTTTGAAGCGTCCGGGCACGGACAACATGCAAAAGAAGCCCCTGCTACTGTTTTGAACTCAATTATGGATATTACTCGAGCTGCCGGCAAGCTAGGGATTCCGGGATTGTATGTAACGGAAGATCCAGGAGCCGTGGATGAAGCAGCCAAGCAAGGTTCTCTCAGTATCCGGTTTGGGTTAGGCTGGGCAAAAGCACACACGTTTGTGACCGGACAAACGCCAGTAATGAAGTATCACCGTGCACTTATGAATGCCATTCTGAACGGTAAAGCTAACATCGCCAAAGCTGTCAATGCAACCGTCATTTCTTTAGACGAAGCACCGAAAGGCTACGACGAATTTGATAGTGGCGTAGCGAAAAAATTTGTTATAGATCCACATGGTACGCTGAATTAA
- a CDS encoding GlcG/HbpS family heme-binding protein yields MVTLTLEEASKIIESAEQEAQNLGVSMVITVVDSGGNLIAKHRMDDAWIASIDISENKAWTSVALKMSTSTLAEATVPNAELYGLNTTNNGRIVVFGGGIPLERDGKVIGAIGVSGSTVPHDVQVAEAGVKAFKE; encoded by the coding sequence ATGGTTACATTAACATTAGAAGAAGCCTCGAAAATAATTGAAAGTGCAGAACAAGAAGCGCAAAATTTAGGTGTGTCTATGGTCATTACCGTCGTTGATAGCGGAGGTAATCTGATTGCCAAGCACCGTATGGATGATGCTTGGATCGCAAGTATTGATATTTCCGAGAATAAGGCTTGGACCTCGGTCGCCCTTAAAATGTCAACGTCTACCTTAGCAGAAGCAACCGTACCCAATGCTGAACTGTACGGATTAAACACGACGAATAATGGACGGATCGTTGTTTTCGGAGGTGGCATTCCACTTGAACGAGACGGGAAAGTGATCGGTGCCATTGGTGTCAGCGGCAGTACTGTCCCCCACGATGTCCAAGTGGCTGAAGCTGGGGTTAAAGCGTTTAAGGAATAA
- a CDS encoding tripartite tricarboxylate transporter permease, which yields MIEAGIEALIMILEPSRLLFMLLGIGLGLSIGLLPGLSGTVGMAILLPFVYGMDPYSGMALLIGMTAVLHTGDTFPSVLLGVPGSSGSQATIMDGHPLAQSGEASRALSAAFIASMIGGVIGGLILYLSIPIIRPLVLAFGSPELFMLALLGLSMVGILAGKFPIRGVLAGLFGLMLGSIGSAPAVPEYRYTFDFIYLSNGIPLAVFALGLFAFPVMIDLLAADRSISKTVPKLGGWTKGLKDIVANKWLVIRSSTLGSVLGFIPGVGGSVVDWISYGLAKQTSRKNHFGEGDIRGVIAPESSNNAKEGGSLIPTLMFGIPGSGTTAILLGGLTLLGLQAGPSLLTTDLSLTLSIVWTLVIANVIGAAACLVLSKPISKLSSIPAKKLVPFLLIIILLGTYQSTSHWGDLIAFFVIGIIGWFMTWLDWPRAPMLIGFVLAPATERYLWISMSRYDFNWLARPGVIIIGVLIILIVAAGIYLKRKEDRLKENDGRAM from the coding sequence TTGATTGAAGCTGGAATAGAAGCATTAATAATGATTTTGGAACCATCTAGACTACTATTTATGCTGTTAGGGATTGGATTAGGATTATCTATTGGTCTTCTTCCTGGCTTAAGCGGTACCGTCGGAATGGCAATCCTCCTACCATTTGTTTACGGAATGGATCCTTATTCCGGAATGGCTCTGCTAATAGGGATGACAGCTGTATTGCATACTGGGGACACGTTCCCATCCGTTTTGTTGGGTGTCCCTGGTTCTTCAGGGTCTCAGGCAACTATTATGGATGGACATCCTTTGGCACAAAGCGGCGAGGCCTCACGAGCCTTAAGTGCTGCGTTTATCGCTTCCATGATTGGTGGTGTTATTGGAGGACTTATTCTCTATTTGTCAATCCCAATCATACGCCCGTTAGTCCTGGCATTTGGTTCGCCGGAATTATTTATGCTAGCGTTACTGGGGCTCAGCATGGTAGGGATATTGGCAGGGAAATTCCCTATTCGTGGAGTTCTTGCTGGACTATTTGGACTGATGCTTGGAAGTATTGGTAGTGCTCCGGCTGTACCGGAATATCGGTATACCTTTGACTTCATTTATTTATCCAATGGAATTCCTCTTGCAGTATTTGCGCTTGGTTTGTTTGCTTTTCCGGTAATGATAGATTTACTAGCGGCCGATCGGAGTATTTCCAAGACAGTCCCCAAATTAGGAGGATGGACAAAAGGTCTAAAGGATATAGTTGCCAATAAGTGGCTGGTGATCCGAAGCTCCACTCTAGGCTCTGTACTCGGATTTATACCGGGGGTTGGGGGAAGTGTCGTTGATTGGATTTCCTATGGTCTTGCAAAACAGACATCTAGGAAGAACCACTTTGGCGAAGGGGACATAAGAGGTGTTATTGCTCCTGAGAGTTCTAATAACGCAAAAGAAGGGGGCTCTTTAATTCCGACATTAATGTTTGGGATTCCAGGAAGTGGGACAACTGCTATTCTGCTTGGGGGACTGACATTATTGGGATTACAGGCCGGTCCTAGTTTGCTGACCACTGATTTATCCTTAACATTATCTATTGTGTGGACCTTGGTGATAGCAAATGTGATTGGGGCTGCAGCTTGTTTGGTTCTGAGCAAACCAATATCCAAGTTAAGTAGTATTCCCGCTAAAAAATTGGTTCCATTCCTATTAATTATCATCCTCCTCGGTACTTATCAAAGTACCTCACACTGGGGAGACTTAATTGCATTTTTTGTAATAGGAATAATAGGATGGTTTATGACATGGCTGGATTGGCCAAGAGCACCGATGCTCATCGGTTTTGTCCTGGCTCCGGCAACGGAACGTTACTTATGGATTTCTATGTCCAGATATGACTTCAACTGGCTTGCAAGACCAGGGGTGATCATAATTGGGGTATTAATCATTCTCATTGTTGCTGCCGGTATATATTTAAAAAGGAAAGAAGACCGGTTAAAGGAAAATGATGGGAGGGCCATGTAA
- a CDS encoding LysR family transcriptional regulator, with translation MDEKDWLILKTLNEERNITRASEKLFISQPALTYRIKQLEEDIGITILWRNKRGVKFSAEGEHLVTYSLRMLKELQKVKDHVVNMNNSTEGTIRLGVSSNFARFSLPDILRDFTSKYKNIQFSLYTGLSPEIVRMLEEEDVYVGIVRGENKWNEGQLKLDKETICIISKFPIELDKLPSLPRISYKTDSELQRLIDRWWQKNFSVPPNITMHLDNIETSRNLVLNGLGYAIIPSIGLNEVEDDLFIHPIKDSAGKTILRNTSLIYKENSLNFPVVKTFIEFMEEYYGTK, from the coding sequence TTGGACGAAAAAGATTGGTTAATTCTCAAAACATTAAATGAAGAAAGAAACATTACCAGAGCTTCTGAAAAACTGTTCATCTCCCAACCTGCACTTACATATAGAATAAAACAATTAGAGGAAGATATTGGAATAACAATCCTGTGGCGTAACAAACGCGGTGTTAAATTCAGTGCAGAAGGAGAACATTTGGTGACTTATTCCTTACGGATGCTGAAAGAGCTCCAAAAGGTTAAAGATCATGTAGTCAACATGAACAACTCTACGGAAGGTACAATTAGATTGGGTGTTTCGTCCAATTTCGCTCGATTTAGCCTCCCCGATATATTAAGAGATTTCACTAGTAAATATAAAAATATCCAATTTTCTTTATATACTGGCTTAAGCCCAGAAATAGTCAGAATGTTGGAAGAAGAAGATGTTTATGTTGGTATTGTCCGAGGAGAAAACAAATGGAACGAGGGACAATTAAAACTGGATAAAGAAACGATTTGCATCATCTCCAAGTTTCCCATAGAGCTGGATAAGCTCCCTTCTTTGCCCAGAATCTCTTACAAAACAGATTCTGAGTTGCAGCGCCTCATTGATAGATGGTGGCAAAAGAACTTCAGTGTTCCCCCAAATATCACAATGCATTTGGATAATATTGAAACGAGCCGCAATTTGGTCTTAAATGGTCTAGGGTATGCAATCATACCAAGTATCGGCCTAAATGAAGTCGAGGATGATTTATTTATACACCCTATAAAAGATAGCGCTGGCAAAACTATTTTGCGTAACACGAGCCTAATTTACAAAGAAAATTCTTTAAATTTCCCTGTCGTTAAAACCTTTATTGAGTTTATGGAAGAATATTATGGAACGAAATAA
- a CDS encoding AbrB family transcriptional regulator, whose protein sequence is MDYVLFIFYSMMGGWLGQRLKIPMGAFLGAMGAVGLWKIYAESLFTAGDSILFIAQVLLGTMIGLSFSHFDKQELKKIFSGLVVLSIGVLCIIFGIGWLLSYTSNISPKVAIIAAAPGSIAEMATLANEMKLDPLVVVSLHVVRVVTVVFLLSLFVNYMNKKKNALRG, encoded by the coding sequence ATGGACTACGTATTATTTATATTCTATTCAATGATGGGAGGCTGGCTAGGACAGCGGTTAAAGATTCCCATGGGAGCATTTCTTGGGGCGATGGGAGCAGTAGGTCTGTGGAAAATCTATGCAGAAAGTTTATTTACGGCAGGCGACAGTATCCTATTTATTGCTCAAGTTCTATTGGGGACTATGATAGGCCTGTCCTTTTCTCATTTCGATAAGCAGGAATTAAAAAAAATATTCTCCGGTCTCGTTGTGTTGAGTATCGGAGTTCTCTGCATAATTTTTGGAATAGGTTGGTTACTAAGTTATACATCTAATATATCACCTAAAGTTGCCATTATTGCAGCAGCTCCAGGATCGATTGCTGAAATGGCTACCTTAGCGAATGAAATGAAGCTTGATCCTTTGGTTGTAGTTTCTTTGCATGTTGTTCGGGTAGTGACGGTGGTTTTTCTCTTATCCTTATTTGTAAATTATATGAATAAAAAAAAGAATGCATTAAGGGGGTGA
- a CDS encoding AbrB family transcriptional regulator, protein MNERFVLASASLAGGTVGWFAGIPLGVMIGAIVAVAILQVMWKKISPLRPSIKKGIQSLIGGITGLNFSSDLFQTLSTLWKPALLLLFFQIVVTSLVVLILNRFLKWDLLTAACSAAPAGLSEIVVITDGLNLPMTTIISIHLFRVVLILTIVPISLALLF, encoded by the coding sequence ATGAATGAAAGGTTTGTTTTAGCATCAGCCTCTTTAGCAGGGGGGACAGTTGGCTGGTTTGCAGGGATTCCATTAGGTGTCATGATAGGAGCGATAGTAGCTGTCGCTATTCTGCAGGTTATGTGGAAAAAAATCTCTCCATTAAGACCATCCATTAAAAAGGGTATCCAGTCTTTAATTGGAGGTATAACGGGTTTAAATTTTTCAAGCGATCTCTTTCAAACCCTATCGACTCTCTGGAAACCAGCACTCTTATTGCTGTTCTTTCAGATTGTGGTGACTAGTCTGGTCGTTCTGATTCTGAATCGTTTTCTGAAATGGGACTTGCTCACCGCTGCTTGTAGTGCTGCACCAGCCGGACTTAGTGAAATTGTAGTCATTACAGATGGACTTAATCTTCCAATGACTACGATCATTTCCATACATTTGTTTAGGGTGGTATTAATATTGACGATTGTTCCCATATCGCTAGCATTATTATTTTAA
- a CDS encoding 2-hydroxyacid dehydrogenase → MKILVLGDYEDVYHSSEAALRLKKKGYNISSVTRSVNTEEIVTLADKMDAIVLVRERTPLDRDTISRFSDVKIISQTGKGTAHLDVDAINEYGIHLTTTPGGSTPSVVELTIGLMIGASRQFSLHQKMLKDGRWMQHPGVELHGKQLGILGYGKIGKEVARVGKAIGMKVKVWRPTGSMEEARRDNIEVGTLENVLQTSDVLSLHMRFSMEWKGFLNKDRLQMLKDQAIFVNTSRGGFVDEKALAELVRTQQLKGVGIDVFKEEPLVINSFKDCDNAILTPHIGYITIDALQRFAEAALTNIEDYFESK, encoded by the coding sequence ATGAAAATATTGGTTTTAGGTGATTATGAAGATGTCTATCATTCATCTGAAGCTGCTCTGCGTTTGAAAAAGAAGGGATATAATATTAGTTCTGTCACCAGGTCGGTAAATACTGAAGAAATTGTTACTTTAGCAGATAAAATGGATGCTATCGTATTGGTTCGTGAGAGGACACCCTTGGATCGTGATACTATTTCCCGTTTTTCTGATGTGAAGATAATATCCCAAACTGGAAAAGGAACAGCACACCTTGATGTGGATGCTATAAATGAATACGGAATTCATCTAACTACTACACCTGGCGGCTCTACACCATCTGTAGTGGAACTAACCATCGGTTTAATGATTGGTGCATCCCGCCAATTCTCCCTTCATCAAAAAATGCTCAAAGATGGCAGGTGGATGCAACATCCTGGTGTGGAGCTACACGGAAAACAGTTGGGAATCCTAGGATATGGCAAGATTGGAAAAGAAGTAGCAAGGGTTGGAAAGGCAATTGGGATGAAGGTGAAAGTGTGGAGACCTACTGGTTCTATGGAAGAAGCTCGAAGAGACAACATAGAAGTGGGGACATTGGAGAATGTTCTTCAAACTTCAGATGTGTTAAGTCTTCATATGAGGTTTTCAATGGAATGGAAAGGTTTTTTAAACAAAGATAGACTTCAGATGCTTAAAGATCAAGCAATTTTCGTTAATACTTCCAGAGGAGGGTTTGTTGATGAAAAGGCACTAGCTGAATTGGTTCGTACCCAACAGTTGAAAGGAGTAGGGATCGATGTATTTAAAGAAGAACCACTTGTTATCAATTCGTTCAAAGATTGTGATAATGCCATCTTGACTCCTCATATTGGTTATATAACTATAGATGCACTTCAGAGATTTGCGGAAGCTGCACTGACCAATATAGAAGATTATTTTGAAAGTAAGTAA